The nucleotide sequence TGATGTCattaccaaggtatgcaataccgtaccgtaccggtgtttcgaggttggctcggtacggtatggtaccgtgtaccgctcggtacaccaagGCGTACCGAGTGGTTTTAAATAgttcttcctcttactgtagcactgtagcagtgatatggtatagcactgtagcacgttccatCCGGTAGCGGGCGGACCGTGTACCGGtatgctgtcggaccggtacgtaccacccggtacgggcggtactattcgaaattgcataccatggtcATTACTCCTCTCCAAgaatctttctccttttgatgttCATATTACCCTTAACATGGTTTATTATATCGAAGATGACTACTGGCTCTTGTACTACTGTATGAATTTAAGCCATAAAGCATCTGGAGGCATAATAGTTCTCAGTTCCACTTTTATAGATCTTTCACttcttttaataattaaataacaACATATACAAGTGTAATATCCATGTATGTGTGACCATAATATAAATAGTATGCCTGATTGTTTTCAAccattaaataaatattatatgcaATATTGTATAAATATGTAACATTAATAAATTTAATGATAATACAACTACATATATGAATACATTACATTTGACTTAAATGGATCTTCTTGATCTTGGAGTTTCTCTCTTTCTGATGCTAGTGAAAATCTCATTAGTAGTTCTTGCATGATTCAATAAAATCCTTTTGTTTGCCAATTGTGAACCTGATTTTGCTGACTTAACTTTCTTACTTTCATTCTTATTCTATATAATAGCATTGAATTGTAGTTTTTGACTTAGATAATTATACTTACTAGTTTACAAATTTTTCCCAATATGATCAATGATTCACTTTTAATATTGTTTTTGCTTGTAGCCGCCACAACAGGAGAATTCATTTGACTGTGGCCTTTTCTTACTTCACTATGTTGAGTTGTTTCTCAAAGAGGTTCCTGTTAATTTTGACCCGTTCAAGATCACCAGGTTCTCCAGCTTTGTGAgttcctctttttgttcttcctctAAACACTTTATGCTTTGAGCTTTTCTAAATATGGTTTTAATATTACAAGTTAAGTTTATAGATATCTGTTTACTTGTgtcaactttttaatatttttctaagtttCTACATTTTTTTTTCACTTGTAAGATGCACTTCTGTAATATTATTCAAGTAAAACCATCCCATAAGTTTTAGTGCTTAATTGACTGGTATTCCAACCTCAACTTCTCCCCTTTCTTTCTCCCAAGTTTCAGCCTGAGAGACCATTGTTCCAcaaccttctttttttttaatttgttgttCATCCTATCCCCTATAACCTCAACTGGGACCAAGACAATCCTTGCAAATTCCAATCTGAGAAATAATTGTTCTTTAGCCTTATTTTGTCATTTGCTGCTATACCATTGAAGCCTCAACCTGGGACCAATAGAATCCTAATCATATGGCTGCTTCTTTATAAATCAGTATATTGAATATAATGTGGATAAATTTCAGGATTGTTGAAGTGTTATCGGATTCTTAACATGGTTCAAGTCGAAGCTTGGGCCTTGGTGTTACATTTATGTTGGATGGTTTGATTGGACCATGCCTCATTTTTTGAGAAAGCATAATATGTTGCATTTTCCTTGTTTGGAAAGCAATATTTTAAATGTTCTACAGACAAGACCGACAATAAATGACTTCATAGATAATATTGTCAGTTGTGGGGTTTGCAATTCTCACCCAACTAGGCCTTTTACGTGGAAACACATTTGAGAAATGCATTTAATTGGTTCACGTGTGATCCAGATCCCGTCTTGCTAAGGTGTTCTGTCCAGGCAACCAAGGTCCTTCCGACACACTGCAGTAGCCCACATGAGCCTTGGAGGCAAGCACCCTTGGCTATGCCAGAACTTTTGCTTGGAAGGCATGGCAGCAGATTGCttagaatttttgctttttacaGTTTTTAACCATTGTTTCTTGATTTCTGCGTTCATTGTACTGAACAAGTTCTGATATTTCTTTGCTTTTGTGCCTCTATTGTGGTAAAAGAATGGTAGGTTCCATTCTTGTTGTACATGGTTCCCTAAATTATTATCCTGATGCCATAATCCTGCCTGATTGAAATTCTCTTTTTCATCCGAAGTGCGAGGTGGCATTGGATTTCTGCTAGTTGTGCAAGATTTATTGAAATAGAATGTCTGACCAGCTTACTTTGTGCTTTGTGAAATGTTTACAGCTCGGCGCTAAATGGTTTCCTCCTGTCGAGGCTTCTTTAAAGCGTTCTGTCATCCGGAAGCTGATATATGAAATTTTAAATGACCATTCCGAGAAAATCGACCCTAGCACATGCAGCATTGGGTGCCCTTCAACATCAGGGCATCCTGAAGATAACACTGAGCGAGATCAGCACGTAGAGCTGCTTTCTGCTCACTGTAGTCCAGCCATGGGAGTAATGGGTGGTGCAATATGTCAAGACACTGAAGATGGAGAAAAGTTGGATGCTGTTGAAGATTCCCAAGAAGCTGATACAACTAAAGCAGAGCACAGGGTTTGTGAAGGTTCTCAGAAAATTTGTGCCAGCAAGGCAGATTGCCAGATTGTGGATGGTAGGGAGATTAACACAAATGCCAATGAGGTTGAGGCTACAGATTGTCAGGTGCTCAGTGCTACTGGAGCAGCGGATAGGGAAGATGGTGGCCGTGAACTTGACACCAATGAAGCAGGGGAAGATGGTGAAGATTGCGGGGAAACAACTTCCAATGCTGTAAGACAGGATAATAAAAGCAGTGTAATCCACATCACGGAGGTAGAAAGTTGTGACGGCAGCTGCCAAGTGAATCAGCCTTCTCTTGAAGCTACCATCATCACTGTTGATGAGACACCTTTGGACGACAACGATGATGTTCGAGTGACATGTAAAAAGCCTGTGCAGAAGCCACGCAAGAGAGGGAAGGTTATGATCCCCGAAGGAAGGAGAGTGCGCACCCGGAGCATGACCAAAGAACAACATAATGATACATAGACTGTGTTCTTGTTTTGGTTTCTTTCAACCTGTAAATGGTTTTGTAACATGTGGAAATCTTGTTTTGGTGTTCACAGAGCCAATCAACTTTCTTCCTTATGTGGAAAATATGCATCTTTTAATCTGGTTTAAGTAGTGGCATAATTGCCATTCATCAATGGAGTAATCCTGTTTACTAACTCTTAATCACAGCTAGTTTCCATGGAGTTTATATATAAATTGTAATATTATACATAATTAATAGACTAGTATACCTAGTTAAAAATAGAATTCATACACATCAAATAATCTGTATATAGaaggtattttgatgatttatgcaTGGAAAAAATTACTTCATGTGATCAGCTAGCGATATTTTGTTGTTCGATGGTTATTAAATGAAAGGATAATGTTCATTTGTGATGTGTGGTTTTTTCCTTGGAGTTGTTTGCTTGTTTGGTTGGTAAAGATTTTGTCAGGCCAACAAAGGGATCAAAACCTGTCTTCCTCACTTAGGCTGCTTTTAGTATCAGTTGTGACCATTTGATTAATTGCATGCTAATTATGTCTATTAGCATCATTATCTCCATAAGCTCCTCAGTCATAATTAGGTTTGCACATATTGGTAAAAGGAAATCCTTCCTAGCTATGCCTAATCAGTGGAGGTGATGTGAGAGACTAACCTATTGTTGTTCCTTTGTTGGTGATCAGAATAATAAATTCTttatcatatgaaatctgttgtgattaaaataattttataaattcttCACTATCTGAAATTTATAACATTTTCACTATATGAAATCTGTTTATGTGAACTtggtaaagaaaaaataaaaaaggctctGGAAAATACTGTGACGACGGTTTAACATTCATCGAGGGTTCCAAGGCAGAATAACACACTAAACTTACTAAAATATGAAAGTTATTGTTTGAGTACCGGAATTTTACAGCACTCCATTACAAAAGAAGATGATTTCATAGTAGTAAATCATAAAGAACAAATCATAAAAATGTACATCCTTGACCAATAGTTATCTAAATTTTGGCTCTACGGATGACTCGTTAAAAACCTTGAAGAAATCTCAAACACATGACAAACAAAATCCATCCTCATGGCTCGAAATCGTTCGATGGCTATAATTTTGGATCCACAACAACAGTTTCAACAGCAGGAGAGTTTGCTGGAAGCTTGTTTTGCCTCATCATTCCCGTTGCTGGTAATGCTCACCCTGTCTCGAGACAATTCCGCTTTGTAGGAATCAGAGTTCAAAACCTTCCTGCTGATGTTGTTGTATATCTCCCTGATGACAATCTCAAATGCCTTCTTCACATTTGTACAATCCAGAGCTGAGGTCTCGATGAAAAAGAGCCCTTCGGCTTCCGCAAGGCTTTTTCCTTCGTCGATGGATATGTCTCTGATGTCCTCCAGATCGCATTTGTTGCCGACCAGCATCTTCGCAACCGCGGTGTCAGAATGTGCTGCATTATGATTTCAATCACAAATGAGATGCAAAAGAACATTCAGCTCGACACCAAGTCAGCCAAAACTCGaaagtataaactataaactACATCTGATGCACAAGAATCAGCTGATGACAAGCCGAACATGTCAAACTAAACaggaaaagaaacaaaaagttcAACAATTGGATATGTATGACgccttaatctctgtttttaaTGGATTGTTGCACATTCAAATTTCAACTAAACCCCTGTGACTTCCATTATAGTTTCAGCTACTGCTCATGTCGCAGCCTGAGTAACAACCTTCAAGGCCGATAGCAAAAGAGACCACTTCTACACTTTGCCTTTCTCGTCTAGATTATAACTTCTGGTTTGGACTAATTAAGAAAAAAGCTGACTTCAACAATCTGCAATGTACTTCTTATCTTTGAGGTACAGTGGCAACACATCAAAGCACTCGAGTGCGTAGTAGTAGAATAGTTCTGAATGTAACTGTGTGCTTAAAATAGAGATAGAAAGCCATAAAATACCTGTGAATTTAAGTGTAAATTTCATCtaaaaaacaataaataaaaaagagggatttcacaaTACCAAAtagacttagatatcttaaaatcgTCTCTTTGCTTATAAATATATCAGAAGCTTTGAACATGATTGCGTTTAGGCTGAAATCTCACCTTTCAATTTTGTTCGAAACATTTAGACTCCTTGGCTTCAGTTGTTCTCTAGATAATCCATTAACGATGGGAAATCTTTGTATATGTCTGTGATGTTCTTAACAAAAGCTGTCTgtaaatagtatattttttaggtAGAAATTGAAGATTTATggaaattaaagaaataattaaTGAACTATTCAGACTAGCCATTTTATGTATAACCCAATTGAAGCAACATTGATTCTATGGAAGAGTTCAGAAATCCGGAGGCTAATACCAATCCAACTTTCTCTCCGTTGAAGCTGCTGAACATAACATATTGCTATCAAGATCAACCATGACATGGAGCTTCACATATTTCTAATTCCACCTGAGTAATAATTCaagatgatttcataaggcacccCTAAACATCAGATCTTGTGATTTCATTTTCATACAAAGAACAACAAGAACAGGAATTACCCAAAACCAGCATATATGTTAGAAGAAGGTGGAGATAATAGATCAATAGCAAGATGTCAGATCTACCACAGGAAAAGATCCAATCGTTGGTGAAGATAAGAGAACAGTAGGAGCAGATTGAGGTCAGGGACTGAAGTAGGTCGAGATCGAGAAGAGGGAGCAAAGGTGGGATCTTTGTGAGCGTCTACGTACTGTTGAGCTCCTGAAGCCAGCGGGGGACGCTGTCGAAGGTAGTGCGGCGGGAGATGTCGTAGACGACGAGGGCGCCGACGGCGCCGCGGTAGTAGGCGGAGGTGACGGCGCGGAAGCGCTCCTGGCCGGCGGTGTCCCAGATCTGGGACTTCACCTCCTTGCCGTCGATCTCCATGCTCTGCGTCTGGAACTCCACCCCGATGGTGGCCTTGGAGTGGAGATTGAACTCGTTGCGGGCGTAGCGCGACAGCAAATTGGACTTCCCCACCGCCGAGTCGCCAATGATCACGATCTTGAACAGGTACTGCTCCGCATcctccatcctctctctctctctctctcaatctctgGAATCTTCACTTCTATGTATATTCTTCCTTCTGCATCTGTGTCTGATGACGGAGAGAGAGTGCGCGCGTCGGACTATttaagaggtggtggtggtggtcgcgTCCTCTCTCTCGTTCGCAGTTGGTGGTGTAAATATGTGCGTTCGAGCTGGCTGTCTATTCTTTTGCAGGTGGGAGTCGATTCAGGTGGTGTGACTCGGCAGTAGATATGATGACGTTTGATCCAGATAGATTTGGTAAGTAGATTTGTCGTAGATTTACTTGTTGGGATGGTCATATGTAAGAGTGTGTGTGTGCGGGGGAAGTCAACGCAATGTTGACTTTAGGAAGACCTAACATTATTAATTATCGTATGAAAGAACAATAACTTTTTagcattataattttattttttttaccagTGCCAGGGtgtgatagttttttttttcttcttatttcgtAATATtccaataataattaataaaaaacacTCATCCTTTTTCTCTTGATTGTTTATTGTTTTAAGAACAATTATCATGAAAAAGCTAGACACCAATATAACAACAAAAAGGACTTAAACACAATTAGCACTTCATATTTTTCACAGCATGGGAGTAAAGACATATCAAACACTTGCGTTTGTTATGGACATAACATTTGCACTGCGCATGAATCATGGCTTTGTAGGAAACCAAATCTGGTTGTGTGTGCACCAATAGTTGGACTCATTTGTCAAATACCACAATTTATGTCGAATACCACAAATCACATGAAATCACAGCTACATTAGTGTGCACTACTGCTACATGTCTATCACACTAAATTTAACTCCTGGCATATCTGCCAATATACACATCTTTCCAAGAAAAACTCATTTGGATGCCACCAAGCCGGTTGACCTCTGTTCTGTTTCTTCCTCTCCTGGGAGATGCGGACTGATACTGGTTGAATGTTGAGGAGACGCTTGAAGATGATAACCAGATCCTTGGTTACCATGAAGTATTCTTAATCAATAGAGCCCCTCAGAAACATTCGAGTGTTGCTTCAAGGATTCTCTTCTAAAATCTCACAAGATGGCTGGTCTACTACAGTCCCCGACTGAATCAGTTCTTACATTTACTAGACTGGAGACAACAATCGGATGAATCATTTGAAGATAAGCAACATGCTGAACCTGATTTACACatggttttatatatatattgatgtcgtTTTGAGTTGCTGATCAATTGGATATTTGTAGCTGCTTTCATTTTTCTTTGGCCTCAACTGACACAGCAAACTAgaatgccatttcttgcaaaatttGAAGAGTCTTCTGGTGAACCTAAGGCAGGGAACAAAAATTTAGATGCAAGTTACGATGTCCCAAGAACATACCTTTTGTAATGATCGTAAGTGGATTAAACAGTTACCCATTCTAAATGTTGAGCTGTAATTCCAGATACGTTCCCTGAATAGATTCCACCCAGGACCTAACAAACCAAAAACAGATTGGCAGCATAACAAGTTGGGATTATGATTGTAAAGTTGTTACCATCTGAATATCATGTTGCCATGGAAATTTGCTCTCAGATAATCAAACATGGCCATGaacataaatttcaataagaacatggTACAGTGATGTAGTGGTACCTTAGAAACGGTTTCAAGAAACATGCCAGGGCGAACAGGGCGTGGCCTGCGACCTGTGACACTTCCCTGAAAAACATAAATGTACTTAAAAGGAAGGATAAGTTTGTATTGTTTTCTGCAACAATTTTACTAGACAAAATTAAGGCAGTAGAACGAACCCTTCCTGCAAAACCACCAAGAATATTCTGTTCGCTGTTGGGATCTTCATCCCCACTATCTACATTGTCTGCACCTTCATTTTTCCCATGCATCACATCACTTATCATTTTCTGGACAGTGCTTCCTGGTCTCAAGGAAACCAGCTTGCTCAAGAAGTTCACCTGCATTTCCATTAAGTGGTGTTGTGCAACACAAGTTGCAaagatttcaaagaaaataattcaagagaaaaGAAGATCCAACTGAAGAAAATTGTTGTAGAAATGAGAATAGATAGGAAAGATCAATAGAAAAGATTGGCCAATAAAAGGAAGAATGCAATACCAATAGACAAAATTCTATACAAATATTATAAGATCCTATATGGAACACATCATCAAGCTACAATTTCACTGCAAGAAGCCAAATAAGGAATATTTATAATCTTTGTTATGCTATCTATCAAGAAGCATCTTAAATTATCTTTGCCACATAGACAAAAGAAAAAGGGTGCAATCAAGACTTCATACTGTCTTATTCAAGAAGAATGTAATAAAGCCATATGCAAGTGGATGAATCAGTCGAGGTGTACACTTTTTGCAAGTACTTGAGGGCTGAGGTACAACCTTGATTAAAGACCAAACATGCAAGTTTGACTAAGTGAGGATTCAGATATTTATTCTAGCAaatgaacagaaaaaaaaaaggttccacATGTGAAAAGAACAATCTATTGCTCAATaggaaaaaaaatagagaaagagACCTCTGCTTCGGGTAGAGTATTCAGACCACGATCATTTCTTTCATCCAATAACCCACCACCCATCATATTGCGAGCTTCTTCTCTAATTAAAACAAGCCTCACAAGCAACTTCCGATCAGGAATACTAGGTCTGGATTCCATTGTCTACAAAGTAATACAGGCAATAAGAACTCGGGAAAGTTCCTTGCTCATGACAAATTATTACTAAAAATTAGGTTGTACAAGATACAGTAtagcacaaaaaaaaaagtataagatGCAAACAATTCATAACTTTATATGCACCCAAACTCGAAACATACCCAACATACAGCAAAGAAGGACTAGAATTTCACAAGAGGCTGTCAAACAAAAAACTAAGGCAATCAAGGGATAAGACTTGATTCTATGTGAATGTTTCAACAtatacaaataatatatataatcatagaaaGCTTAGGTTTAAAGTATCTGAAGTATTTAATGAGCAAATATATGCAAATTAGTTATCAACATTTCAGTCACCATTAATATGTTGTCCAGGAGATAGTGAAACAACGATGCAGACAAAGTGACATATAAAGCATCTTCACTACCAAAGGGCTTGTAATGAACACCTTAGCAATACTGTGATTTCCATAGAAACATGTGTGTTGTCATGTATTGGCTAAATCCTTGAGTACAAAGCATTTGATCAACGTCCAAATGCTCAAAACAAATTAGAGAATGTGGTGATCAGTAGAATTACTTCCACATAGTTATCTTCCATTTTCACATATAAGCAAGGTGATGATGGTTTGTACCGATGCAGTAATACAGAATCAAATGTAACCTGGTAGAAGCTGGCAGGCATTGTGGTCCAAGGTtaagtaaataaaataatagaacAGTGACAAGGTACggcatatgctagagccaagagaaGCCAGAATGTGTCATTCATACCTCTAGTAGATCATCAGCCTGGTTAGCAATATCATTAAGATTTGCCCCTGGGAGATGAACTTTAAGGcccttctcacttttaaatacacCTCCACCTGCAGCAACCCGTCGTAGCAATTCATGCCTGCTCTCTTTATCTGGAGTTCGGCAAAGAAGGCCAATCACTTGCACCTACGACAAAACCCCAGTTAATGGTACAGAAATAACATCAAATTTCAGCATAGAAAAGAATGAGCCTCACATGTGGCGGACACTTCTTGGCTAGATGGTCCAACACTGTTTGCTTTACCACCTCTAAGAGTGACTTGCGCTGGATACAATAACAACAAGTTAATTCTGCACAACAAGTGTTTAATATATTGGTGGAAATAATGAAACAGATGGCTAATATTGCAACAAGCACTGTGTCTTATGAACAAAGGAAAATATCTTGAGAAAGcgcccaaaaaaataaaaagaaactccAACAACAATCTCGATGACATAATAGTGCAGTCGCAAAATAGTGTCATTTGACCGATAAAATGAAATCTGGTTGAGTAAATACCTGCTAACAGTGAAGAAAGATACTACTGCAGATATGGAGCTCATGATGCAGCTAGATGTTTCATAATAAAAAAGCATGCTTGATTGGCACAATACATTCTACAGAGATGGCAGAAAAAACATGGTCTCAATACGAGTGTTCAGCTACCAATAAACTTCTCCGAGATCGACCATGTATTTTAAATTCCAAGTAATTTTTCGCTTACATCTTTCCTGTTGGACATTAGTTCCCATAGGACAGACTTCTCAGACATGAGAAGTACATAACATTCGGTCACATTTAGGTTTGCATCACAATCCAGGGGCAAATGGAATTGCAGAAAAGATTCTTCGGAAACACAGCAAAGAAGCGAACCTGGTCATCATTATCCTTCTCCGCCATCTGGATCATGTAATCGATCGCCATCATGAAGCCGGACTCCATCTCGTCGACCCTCTTACCGATCACACCCTGGGCCGCGATCTCCACCGCCACCCTCTCCGAAGCCTCGTCCATGTCCATGTCAGCCAGCTGCGCCGCCACCAGCACGGATCATAGTCTCACGCGGAACCAAGCAAACGGGAAAaccattcattgagctagaaaggTACCAGATTGACCATGTCCTGGAGAACAGAGGTGACCTGGTCGCCGCCTCGGAGGAGGGCTTCGTACTTGGATGAGTCCCACTTATCGTCCTCAGCTTCCGGTGGCTGCCGATGCTGGAAAGAAGGGAAGGGAAAGGCGGCATCGGTTTGGGTGCTGCGGCAGAGGGAGAAGGGGGGTTTCTTGCGGGCCTGCCACCTCCGTTGATGGCAGAAGGAGCGGAGTGAGAGGCGGACACGAGGGGAGATGATGAGGGACTTGGGTGGgagagaagggaagcagggggaggaggagggagatggAAGGAAGAAGATGGCAGATCTCAACATCATGGTTTATCTTCTTAAGCGCAGTGGAAGGGGTTTTGGCGGTGACACGCCATAACAAGCAGCCGACCAAAGCGAGGTTCTCGGTCCTTTATTTGGGCCATCTTCCTCTTGATGGGCCGGCTCAAAGTATGGCAAATTGGTAATTAGAGCCTCATGATATTGTGCTTTAAAAAAAATGCAATGACATGTGAACATTGAGCAACCGACTCCAGTGAGGTCTTCGGGTTCTTTCTTTGGGCCTTCTTCCTATTGCTGGGCCGGCCCACAGTATGGCAAATTGGTAATTATAGCCTCACGACATCGTGCTTTAAGAGAAGTGCAATTACGTATGGGCAGTGAACAACTAACTATAGTGAGGTCTTCGGGTTCTTTCTTTGGGCCTAATTCCTATTGCCGGGCCGGCTCAAACGATGGCAAATTGGTAATTACAGCCTCACGATATTGTGCTTTAAGAAAAGtgcaattatatatattatatatacacattCTAACAATATTATGCTTTAAAAAATGTGCAATACATTCGGTTGTAACAGCTCATTTCAACGTTTCCTCTGACCGAGAAGGGTTTCTGCAGTAAGCAAGACAGTGCAATGGGGAAACCCGGCCAGCAATTTGCTTGTCTTTGAGCATGCTCTGACCTTATCCGGCCCTGACGAGTCAAACCGTGGCAGCGTTCGCTAAAGTACACGCGTGGTTGACCTCCAAAGTCCACGCGTGGTCTTTATCTCCCTTGGATGGATAAGGATCGATTCACACCCAACATGCATGCTTCATAGTTGCATAATGTAAGCAGGTACAGTGAGCAGTGCCAATAAGATTGGCTACATacgtacagagagagagagagagaagaagaagaagaagaagaaaccaggAAATGCTACGGTTTCACCCTGTTTAATTTTACGCTTGTGATGATGTGTTTGCATCGATGAAGCACAGGATCCGTTGGACGGAGTTGGCAATGTCTTCCGCAGTGCATAGGGATTCGCTTGAAATCTGTCAGGTAGAGATGGGTCGCGCCTCAGTAGCAACAAGGCGAAAGAAGTGTGAGATCGATGAGCAGAGTGAGCTGTTTGATTACCTTGACGTTGAAGGAGTAGAGAACGGTCGGCTCGATGGTGGCGATGCTGGTGTGGAGGATCGCCAACTGCAAGTCCTCGAGGGCTGCGATGGTCCTGATGAGCTGCCTCGGCCGCCGACGAGAGAGGATCTTGATCATGGCGTCGAAGCCCAGCAACCTGACCTCGACGTCGGCCAGGCAGGACCTGTTCTCCGCAATCTCCTCCCGGAGGCGGCTGCCGTGGTCGAGATCAAGAAGATTAACCTGGTGGCGCTGCTGGAGAGGCAGCGGCGGGCCATCCATCACCGATTTTGGAGCTTTGCCACCGCCGAAGAGTCTTCGTCTCTTTTGGGACTCCAGGCGTTGTAGGAGTTGCTCTAACTCTCTCACCAACTCGATGGCTCCACCCACTATGGACGCCTGGTCTCCCTGCATGAATCAAGGGAACAGGAACACTTATCCTGGCTCTTCGTTCTTGTGGATCCTTGCAAGATTCTTAAGCTCAATCTCGAATCTTAATATGTTTGTGATCATACCCTTTTCACATAAGATCCGGGCATGAGAGATCTCAGCACCCGGAGATGCTCATTCATCTGCCTCCTCCTGTTGCGTTCCACTGCGATGTGCGCCATCCTTTGGCTCTCCACCTCCTCGCTCGTCTTCCAAGCTCTTGCCCTCTTCCGCCGGTTCTGGAGCTGTCGCACCTCGTCCAACCTACTCGTAGctagtggaggaggaagaagcgaCGGACGCGAGGCGGTGGAAGAAATCACCAAGTCGTCGTCATGCAACTTGAGGAAGCAACTCTGGTCCTGAGCAGAGACTTCGAACTGGTTAAGCGCCAGCTTCGATCCGAGCTCGGCAAACTGCATGACGTCCAAGGAGATCTGGGTCGAGGGCGTGGGATCGTTCGGCATGTCTTTCACCATGTCGATGCTGTTCTTCTCCGAGCTCTTAAGTGCCTGCAGCAGCCAAAGTGAGGCCAGGGAGGCAACGGCAAGAAACAAACAAGCTGAAAGTAATTGCGTGGATGGTTGGTGGCCTTCTTCTACCTCTTTCTCAGTTATATATACGATCATACAGGAGCAGGCCCGGTGCACATGGACCAAGAAATCAGTGCAGCAGGCCACAGCAAATACTGAAAAGCTTTAGGCTTCTACTGAGAGGCATCATTATCCCTGGAAGAAGACAAGATTGGAGCATCTCAGagtgaggagagggagagggagaaagctGTAGCAGTAGCTTCTTATCGCATGGGTTCCAAGTGTGTCTGGATTTTGATTTAGAAAGCTTCTCAAGCATTGATTGAAGCAAAAATGAAGTCCACACCTCTGTATGTTTATGCTTTTTACATGGTGGAAAGCTCTCATCCACTCCTTTTTACCTTTGCCTTATCTTCTAGCTTGCAATTTGCATGTGAACTTTGATCAATCAAACCTC is from Musa acuminata AAA Group cultivar baxijiao chromosome BXJ3-8, Cavendish_Baxijiao_AAA, whole genome shotgun sequence and encodes:
- the LOC135644507 gene encoding transcription factor FAMA-like isoform X2, with protein sequence MIVYITEKEALKSSEKNSIDMVKDMPNDPTPSTQISLDVMQFAELGSKLALNQFEVSAQDQSCFLKLHDDDLVISSTASRPSLLPPPLATSRLDEVRQLQNRRKRARAWKTSEEVESQRMAHIAVERNRRRQMNEHLRVLRSLMPGSYVKRGDQASIVGGAIELVRELEQLLQRLESQKRRRLFGGGKAPKSVMDGPPLPLQQRHQVNLLDLDHGSRLREEIAENRSCLADVEVRLLGFDAMIKILSRRRPRQLIRTIAALEDLQLAILHTSIATIEPTVLYSFNVKISSESLCTAEDIANSVQRILCFIDANTSSQA
- the LOC135645098 gene encoding protein PEP-RELATED DEVELOPMENT ARRESTED 1 homolog, chloroplastic-like isoform X1 gives rise to the protein MMLRSAIFFLPSPSSSPCFPSLPPKSLIISPRVRLSLRSFCHQRRWQARKKPPFSLCRSTQTDAAFPFPSFQHRQPPEAEDDKWDSSKYEALLRGGDQVTSVLQDMVNLLADMDMDEASERVAVEIAAQGVIGKRVDEMESGFMMAIDYMIQMAEKDNDDQRKSLLEVVKQTVLDHLAKKCPPHVQVIGLLCRTPDKESRHELLRRVAAGGGVFKSEKGLKVHLPGANLNDIANQADDLLETMESRPSIPDRKLLVRLVLIREEARNMMGGGLLDERNDRGLNTLPEAEVNFLSKLVSLRPGSTVQKMISDVMHGKNEGADNVDSGDEDPNSEQNILGGFAGRGSVTGRRPRPVRPGMFLETVSKVLGGIYSGNVSGITAQHLEWVHQKTLQILQEMAF
- the LOC135645098 gene encoding protein PEP-RELATED DEVELOPMENT ARRESTED 1, chloroplastic-like isoform X2, with protein sequence MMLRSAIFFLPSPSSSPCFPSLPPKSLIISPRVRLSLRSFCHQRRWQARKKPPFSLCRSTQTDAAFPFPSFQHRQPPEAEDDKWDSSKYEALLRGGDQVTSVLQDMVNLLADMDMDEASERVAVEIAAQGVIGKRVDEMESGFMMAIDYMIQMAEKDNDDQRKSLLEVVKQTVLDHLAKKCPPHVQVIGLLCRTPDKESRHELLRRVAAGGGVFKSEKGLKVHLPGANLNDIANQADDLLEVNFLSKLVSLRPGSTVQKMISDVMHGKNEGADNVDSGDEDPNSEQNILGGFAGRGSVTGRRPRPVRPGMFLETVSKVLGGIYSGNVSGITAQHLEWVHQKTLQILQEMAF
- the LOC135644507 gene encoding transcription factor FAMA-like isoform X1, translated to MIVYITEKEVEEGHQPSTQLLSACLFLAVASLASLWLLQALKSSEKNSIDMVKDMPNDPTPSTQISLDVMQFAELGSKLALNQFEVSAQDQSCFLKLHDDDLVISSTASRPSLLPPPLATSRLDEVRQLQNRRKRARAWKTSEEVESQRMAHIAVERNRRRQMNEHLRVLRSLMPGSYVKRGDQASIVGGAIELVRELEQLLQRLESQKRRRLFGGGKAPKSVMDGPPLPLQQRHQVNLLDLDHGSRLREEIAENRSCLADVEVRLLGFDAMIKILSRRRPRQLIRTIAALEDLQLAILHTSIATIEPTVLYSFNVKISSESLCTAEDIANSVQRILCFIDANTSSQA
- the LOC103996032 gene encoding ras-related protein RABA5e, with the translated sequence MEDAEQYLFKIVIIGDSAVGKSNLLSRYARNEFNLHSKATIGVEFQTQSMEIDGKEVKSQIWDTAGQERFRAVTSAYYRGAVGALVVYDISRRTTFDSVPRWLQELNTHSDTAVAKMLVGNKCDLEDIRDISIDEGKSLAEAEGLFFIETSALDCTNVKKAFEIVIREIYNNISRKVLNSDSYKAELSRDRVSITSNGNDEAKQASSKLSCC